One genomic segment of Amycolatopsis granulosa includes these proteins:
- a CDS encoding purine-cytosine permease family protein translates to MSTPARTGGTESAGTDATLNELPLLRRERLWGFWGYSSVNVGLSIATWAFLQGGAVALYVGAKAGIASIVVGYGISVLLVALAPCLPCAKYGVEQFTTLRSVFGSGGARLLMITMSTLLAAAWSAVLAIMCGHALGNVAEQVFSTDIDNSGIVISLIALVAVLLSWLVLARGPVSVEWVNRIVAPGLVIVTAGMLVLIFTQTSWSELAAIPPLASSGDAQLDFVLAVELNIAGGFAWWPNVGNLARLTRSSRAAFWPNMVGLFFTSVLAAVVGAFAALALASEDPTMWMVPLGGAALGVLALAFVGFANITSVVSQGYSSLVALKGGGGGLLRRVPWALMAAGILAPAAVLVFFPAAVYDNYSRFVSWGAILVAPLCSVQVVDYFVLRRGRLRVRDLYLPNQESCYGFWRGFNPVAFIAVGAGAVTYALLLNPVTYEPAGPFRYLTASLPSVVVSGVLHYALTVLVVRRRAKGGYLPVEQLTDA, encoded by the coding sequence ATGAGCACACCCGCCAGGACCGGCGGCACGGAGTCAGCCGGCACCGACGCCACCCTCAACGAACTGCCCCTGTTGCGGCGCGAGCGACTCTGGGGCTTCTGGGGCTATTCCTCGGTGAACGTGGGTCTGTCGATCGCCACGTGGGCGTTCCTGCAGGGCGGGGCGGTCGCCCTCTACGTCGGCGCCAAGGCCGGGATCGCCAGTATCGTCGTCGGCTACGGGATCAGCGTGCTGCTCGTCGCGCTCGCGCCGTGCCTGCCCTGCGCGAAGTACGGTGTCGAGCAGTTCACGACGCTGCGCAGCGTGTTCGGCTCCGGCGGCGCGCGACTGCTGATGATCACGATGTCGACACTGCTCGCGGCGGCCTGGTCGGCGGTGCTCGCGATCATGTGCGGGCACGCGCTGGGCAACGTCGCCGAGCAGGTCTTCTCGACCGACATCGACAACTCGGGCATCGTGATCAGCCTGATCGCGCTCGTGGCCGTGCTGCTGTCGTGGCTCGTGCTCGCCCGTGGCCCGGTGTCGGTGGAGTGGGTCAACCGGATCGTCGCCCCCGGGCTGGTGATCGTCACGGCGGGCATGCTCGTGCTGATCTTCACGCAGACCTCGTGGTCGGAGCTGGCCGCGATCCCACCGCTGGCCTCCTCGGGCGACGCGCAGCTGGACTTCGTGCTCGCCGTCGAACTCAACATCGCGGGCGGGTTCGCGTGGTGGCCCAACGTCGGCAACCTCGCGCGCCTCACGCGCTCCTCCCGCGCGGCGTTCTGGCCCAACATGGTGGGGTTGTTCTTCACCTCGGTCCTCGCTGCCGTCGTCGGCGCCTTCGCCGCACTGGCGTTGGCCTCCGAGGACCCGACCATGTGGATGGTGCCGCTCGGTGGCGCCGCGCTCGGCGTGCTCGCCCTCGCGTTCGTCGGTTTCGCGAACATCACCAGCGTCGTGTCGCAGGGTTACTCCTCGCTGGTCGCGCTCAAGGGCGGCGGCGGCGGGCTGCTGCGCCGCGTGCCGTGGGCCCTGATGGCCGCCGGGATCCTCGCGCCGGCCGCGGTTCTCGTGTTCTTCCCCGCCGCGGTCTACGACAACTACTCGCGGTTCGTCTCCTGGGGAGCGATCCTGGTCGCTCCACTGTGTTCGGTCCAGGTCGTCGACTACTTCGTGCTGCGGCGCGGGCGGTTGCGCGTACGGGACCTGTACCTGCCCAACCAGGAGTCGTGCTACGGCTTCTGGCGCGGGTTCAACCCCGTCGCGTTCATCGCCGTGGGGGCGGGCGCGGTCACCTACGCGCTGCTGCTCAACCCGGTGACCTACGAGCCGGCCGGACCGTTCCGGTACCTGACGGCGTCGTTGCCCTCGGTCGTGGTCTCCGGGGTCCTGCACTACGCCCTGACCGTGCTGGTCGTGCGGCGCCGCGCCAAGGGCGGGTACCTTCCCGTGGAACAACTGACTGATGCGTGA
- a CDS encoding TetR/AcrR family transcriptional regulator codes for MPRPNVEAERREQILRAACHVIAEQGFRALRLADVAKAAGLSSGILHYYFTNKQDLVRAAFEQNVARSFARRTAILESDTDAVSKLRALVDAYLPADDETVESWHVWAELWVEAIHDPDLQDLNERAYGEWRRLIAGIVRDGQAAGQIGDADAVELANLLVAVLDGLALQVLAGSRNMTLARMRTTCQSFIDRVILPR; via the coding sequence ATGCCGCGGCCCAACGTCGAAGCGGAACGGCGTGAGCAGATCCTGCGAGCCGCGTGCCACGTCATCGCCGAGCAGGGGTTCCGCGCGCTGCGGCTCGCCGACGTGGCGAAGGCGGCGGGGTTGTCCTCGGGCATCCTGCACTACTACTTCACCAACAAGCAGGACCTGGTGCGCGCGGCGTTCGAGCAGAACGTGGCCCGGTCGTTCGCCCGCCGCACCGCCATCCTGGAGTCCGACACCGACGCCGTCAGCAAGCTGCGTGCCCTGGTCGACGCCTACCTGCCCGCCGACGACGAGACCGTCGAGTCCTGGCACGTCTGGGCCGAGCTGTGGGTCGAGGCCATCCACGACCCGGACCTGCAGGACCTCAACGAGCGCGCCTACGGCGAGTGGCGACGGCTCATCGCCGGCATCGTCCGGGACGGGCAGGCGGCGGGTCAGATCGGTGACGCCGACGCGGTCGAGCTCGCGAACCTGCTGGTCGCGGTGCTCGACGGGCTGGCGCTCCAGGTGCTGGCCGGGTCGCGGAACATGACCCTGGCGCGGATGCGCACCACCTGCCAGTCCTTCATCGACCGGGTCATCCTGCCCCGGTAA
- a CDS encoding acyl-CoA dehydrogenase family protein, with the protein MRLPTELVALTDEQNHILDLCRRFAEQEIRPIAREVDEADTEVPWDIWYSAAKVGLTSFMLPEAYGGGGFTDVFTQCLVQEELCTGDLAIGNLLTANGFFAHPILELGTGEQRERFLTPLGAQRPPMTSLAVTEPDTGSDAASLTTRAVRKGDRYVLSGRKAWISNAGASEHYIVFATVDPALRARGVTAFVLHRDTPGFTVSEPWKKMGQRALINAELVLDEVEVPERDRIGAEGEGFRGLMHTFDRSRTILAAAATGVARAATEYATEYARQRRQFGKPIIEHQAVAFRLADMATRVESARLMTWRAARRIDAGLPAGRESAMAKLVASETAMFATWAAVQTLGGWGYSREFLVEKWMRDAKLEEIEEGTSDIQRLIISRSLDDRR; encoded by the coding sequence TTGCGTCTACCCACCGAGCTCGTCGCCCTGACCGACGAGCAGAACCACATCCTGGACCTGTGCCGCCGCTTCGCCGAACAGGAGATCCGGCCCATCGCGCGGGAGGTCGACGAGGCCGACACCGAAGTCCCGTGGGACATCTGGTATTCAGCCGCGAAGGTCGGCCTCACGTCGTTCATGCTCCCGGAGGCCTACGGGGGTGGCGGTTTCACCGACGTGTTCACGCAGTGCCTCGTGCAGGAGGAGCTGTGCACGGGTGACCTCGCCATCGGGAACCTGCTGACCGCCAACGGGTTCTTCGCCCACCCGATCCTGGAGCTGGGCACCGGCGAGCAGCGGGAGCGCTTCCTCACCCCGCTGGGGGCGCAGCGTCCGCCGATGACCTCCCTCGCGGTGACCGAGCCCGACACCGGCTCGGACGCGGCGAGCCTGACCACCCGCGCCGTCCGCAAGGGCGACCGGTACGTCCTTTCCGGACGGAAGGCGTGGATCTCCAACGCCGGTGCCTCCGAGCACTACATCGTGTTCGCCACCGTCGACCCGGCACTGCGTGCCCGTGGGGTGACGGCGTTCGTCCTGCACCGCGACACTCCCGGGTTCACCGTGTCCGAGCCGTGGAAGAAGATGGGCCAGCGGGCACTGATCAACGCCGAGCTCGTGCTCGACGAGGTGGAAGTGCCGGAACGCGATCGGATCGGTGCCGAGGGGGAGGGTTTCCGCGGCCTGATGCACACCTTCGACCGGTCGCGCACGATCCTCGCCGCGGCGGCGACCGGTGTCGCGCGCGCAGCCACCGAGTACGCCACCGAGTACGCGCGCCAGCGCCGTCAGTTCGGCAAGCCGATCATCGAACACCAGGCGGTCGCCTTCCGGCTCGCGGACATGGCGACCAGGGTCGAGTCCGCGCGGCTCATGACGTGGCGCGCGGCCAGGCGCATCGACGCCGGGCTGCCCGCCGGCCGGGAGTCGGCCATGGCGAAGCTCGTCGCGTCCGAGACAGCCATGTTCGCCACCTGGGCCGCGGTGCAGACGCTCGGCGGGTGGGGCTACTCGCGGGAGTTCCTGGTGGAGAAGTGGATGCGCGACGCCAAGCTCGAGGAGATCGAGGAAGGGACCTCCGACATCCAGCGGCTCATCATCTCCCGGAGCCTCGATGACCGCCGCTGA
- a CDS encoding acetate--CoA ligase family protein — MTAADTFTGRAKPVGDDLSPLWAPRSVAVVGASDNPAKWGYWLASGALSGRGRRAVHLVNHRGGTVCGVPVARSLRELGGPVDLTAVVVPAAVVEETVTGALDLGSRALLVISDGVQRLPGGSALLRDLARRAREAGARLLGPSSLGIVDSAQELRLAWGHFTPGPVAIVTQSGQVGSELAHLLHRHGSGVSRFASVGAQADITFEELLAGLATHPATTAVIGYLEGVRDAAGFLSAARALRAAGKPLVVLAVGDSAAGSAAARSHTGALTGSMDVLDAACRAVGAVRARTPAEAAALAHALAAGVRPRSDRIVVVSDSGGQGALAADIATAAGLRVTPLGSGTRARLAEALPDGPAPGNPVDLAGAGEQDLSSYAAAAEAVASDAGAVVLTGYFGRFGVDSPGLGEAECAVAHRLTRLARTVPVVVHSMAEDGPTVDVLVRGGIPVFPDVETTLRAVAGCLRWERAVARDVPSPAPVGEGDRCSYPAAREMLRDAGIPVPEAGTARSAEEAVTLAESWPGATVLKADLDHKTEAGGVVLGLRTAGEVAAAHRDLTARLGLDSVVVERMDERAGVVEVLVGMRHDPVFGRVVVVSSGGVEAELWRDTVLELAPVDEAGATAMLTRLRSHPRLLGWRGAPGVDIPALARAIAAVSRMPVATCEINPLRAGADGVLAVDALVFRGHSEEETA; from the coding sequence ATGACCGCCGCTGACACCTTCACCGGCCGCGCGAAACCGGTGGGGGATGACCTGTCGCCCCTATGGGCCCCCCGTTCGGTCGCCGTCGTCGGTGCGAGCGACAACCCGGCGAAATGGGGTTACTGGCTCGCGTCCGGCGCGCTGAGCGGGCGGGGCCGCCGCGCGGTGCACCTGGTCAACCACCGGGGTGGCACCGTTTGCGGGGTTCCCGTCGCGCGCAGCCTGCGTGAGCTGGGCGGGCCGGTGGACCTGACGGCGGTGGTGGTGCCGGCCGCCGTTGTCGAGGAGACGGTGACCGGCGCGCTCGACCTCGGGTCGCGGGCGCTGCTCGTCATCAGCGACGGCGTGCAGCGGCTGCCCGGCGGGTCCGCGCTGCTCCGCGACCTCGCGCGGCGCGCCCGAGAGGCGGGAGCCCGGCTGCTCGGTCCCAGTTCACTGGGCATTGTGGACAGTGCACAGGAGCTGCGGCTGGCCTGGGGCCACTTCACACCGGGACCCGTCGCGATCGTCACCCAGAGCGGCCAGGTCGGCTCCGAGCTGGCGCACCTGTTGCACCGGCACGGGTCGGGCGTGTCCAGGTTCGCCTCGGTCGGAGCGCAGGCCGACATCACGTTCGAGGAACTGCTGGCCGGGCTCGCCACACACCCGGCCACCACGGCGGTGATCGGCTACCTGGAAGGAGTCCGGGACGCCGCCGGGTTCCTGTCCGCGGCGAGGGCGTTGCGTGCGGCGGGCAAACCGCTCGTGGTCCTGGCCGTCGGCGACAGCGCGGCAGGCAGCGCCGCGGCGCGGTCCCACACCGGGGCGCTCACCGGCAGCATGGACGTGCTCGACGCGGCCTGCCGCGCCGTGGGCGCCGTGCGGGCGCGGACCCCGGCGGAGGCGGCGGCGCTCGCGCACGCCCTCGCCGCGGGTGTGCGCCCGCGCAGCGACCGGATCGTCGTCGTCTCCGACTCGGGCGGGCAGGGAGCGCTTGCCGCGGACATCGCCACCGCGGCCGGTCTGCGGGTCACCCCGCTCGGGTCCGGTACGCGGGCGCGGCTGGCCGAAGCCCTGCCGGACGGCCCTGCGCCCGGCAACCCGGTCGACCTCGCCGGCGCGGGGGAACAGGACCTGTCGTCCTACGCGGCGGCCGCGGAGGCGGTCGCGTCCGATGCGGGCGCGGTCGTACTGACCGGCTACTTCGGACGGTTCGGAGTGGACAGTCCAGGGTTGGGCGAGGCCGAGTGCGCCGTCGCGCACCGGCTGACCCGCCTCGCCCGGACGGTTCCGGTGGTCGTGCACAGCATGGCCGAGGACGGGCCGACTGTCGACGTGCTGGTCCGCGGCGGGATCCCGGTGTTTCCCGACGTGGAGACGACCTTGCGCGCGGTCGCCGGGTGCCTGCGGTGGGAGCGCGCGGTAGCGCGGGACGTGCCTTCCCCGGCCCCGGTCGGGGAAGGCGACCGTTGTTCGTACCCGGCAGCGCGCGAAATGCTGCGCGACGCGGGGATACCGGTGCCGGAGGCCGGTACCGCGCGGTCGGCGGAGGAGGCCGTGACACTCGCGGAGAGCTGGCCGGGCGCCACGGTGCTCAAGGCGGACCTCGACCACAAGACCGAGGCGGGCGGTGTCGTGCTCGGGCTGCGCACCGCCGGGGAGGTGGCTGCCGCGCACCGGGACCTGACCGCCCGGCTCGGCCTGGACTCGGTGGTGGTCGAGCGGATGGACGAGCGCGCCGGGGTGGTCGAGGTGCTCGTGGGGATGCGTCACGACCCCGTGTTCGGGCGGGTCGTCGTCGTCTCCTCGGGTGGTGTCGAGGCCGAGTTGTGGCGCGACACCGTGCTGGAACTGGCCCCGGTCGACGAGGCCGGAGCGACGGCCATGCTCACCCGGCTGCGCAGCCATCCCCGGCTGCTCGGCTGGCGCGGCGCGCCCGGCGTGGACATCCCGGCGCTGGCGCGCGCGATCGCCGCCGTGTCCCGGATGCCGGTCGCGACGTGCGAGATCAACCCCCTGCGGGCCGGTGCCGACGGTGTGCTCGCCGTCGACGCGCTCGTGTTCCGCGGGCACAGCGAGGAGGAAACGGCATGA
- a CDS encoding SDR family oxidoreductase, whose amino-acid sequence MSEFAGRVAVVTGGGSGIGRAIARRYAAGGGRVAVLGRRIEPLTETVDLIGAAGGTATALTVDVRDFDQVSAAMNAVRDRFGRIDALVNNAAGNFVCPGERLSPGGWRAVIDIVLNGTFHCTRAAADVMLEQQSGSVLSVIASYAWHGHPGTVHSAAAKAGVLAMTRTLAVEWAGRGVRLNCLAPGPTETAGAGAALWGDRASRDRVVASVPQRRMAATDEIAGTAAFLLGDGAAYVTGEVLTVDGGQWLGKQVYGPELGAGEAADAR is encoded by the coding sequence ATGAGCGAGTTCGCGGGACGCGTCGCGGTGGTCACCGGTGGCGGGTCCGGCATCGGCCGCGCCATCGCCCGCCGGTATGCCGCGGGCGGTGGCCGCGTCGCGGTGCTCGGCAGGCGGATCGAACCGCTGACCGAGACGGTGGACCTGATCGGCGCCGCGGGCGGCACCGCCACCGCGCTGACCGTGGACGTGCGTGACTTCGACCAGGTCAGCGCCGCGATGAACGCGGTGCGCGACCGGTTCGGCCGCATCGACGCGCTCGTCAACAACGCGGCGGGCAACTTCGTGTGCCCCGGGGAGCGGCTCAGCCCCGGCGGCTGGCGCGCGGTGATCGACATCGTGCTGAACGGCACGTTCCACTGCACGCGGGCGGCCGCCGACGTCATGCTCGAGCAGCAGTCCGGCAGCGTGCTGTCGGTGATCGCCAGCTACGCGTGGCACGGCCACCCGGGCACGGTGCACAGCGCCGCGGCCAAGGCCGGGGTCCTCGCGATGACCCGCACCCTGGCCGTCGAATGGGCCGGCCGCGGCGTGCGGTTGAACTGCCTGGCGCCGGGGCCCACGGAAACCGCGGGCGCGGGAGCGGCGCTGTGGGGCGATCGGGCCAGCCGCGACCGCGTCGTAGCCAGCGTGCCCCAGCGACGCATGGCCGCGACGGACGAGATCGCCGGGACGGCCGCGTTCCTGCTCGGTGACGGCGCCGCCTACGTCACCGGCGAGGTCCTGACCGTCGACGGTGGACAGTGGCTCGGCAAACAGGTCTACGGACCCGAGCTCGGTGCCGGGGAGGCCGCTGATGCCCGCTGA
- a CDS encoding aldehyde dehydrogenase family protein: MPADAAAVFVDGEWHRSAAAIPVSNPATGEVIGHAADGTEQDVARAVAAAARAFPGWAERGYAERAALLGALADRLRDRRDELVDTVVAEVGCPVTVTRESQVDVAIDVVRYYAELAAHRSPVREMGTSLVHEVPAGVVAAITPWNYPLYQLAAKVAPALAAGCTVVAKPAELTPLSTCLFTEAVAEAGVPPGVVNVVPGRGQVVGTALASHPDVDVVSFTGSTTVGRAVMARAAESVKRVCLELGGKSASVVLPGADLTTAVRATVASATLNSGQTCSAWTRLLVPAARHDAAVDCAAEAMAAVIVGDPRDPATENGPLVSAAQRHRVESFVQRARVRGARVAGSGRVLPPRGHFTPPVVVAGAREDWEIAQEEVFGPVLVVLPYRDEGEALRIANGTRYGLHGAVWGEPERALAFAARMRTGQVDVNGPAFSLDAPFGGFGQSGVGRELGEEGLREYTETVAVQGVLG; the protein is encoded by the coding sequence ATGCCCGCTGACGCGGCTGCCGTGTTCGTCGACGGCGAGTGGCACCGGTCGGCGGCGGCCATCCCGGTGTCGAACCCGGCGACCGGGGAGGTCATCGGGCACGCCGCCGACGGCACCGAACAGGACGTGGCGCGGGCGGTGGCCGCGGCGGCGCGCGCGTTCCCGGGATGGGCCGAACGCGGGTACGCCGAGCGCGCGGCTCTGCTCGGCGCACTCGCCGACCGGCTGCGGGACCGGCGGGACGAGCTGGTCGACACGGTCGTTGCCGAGGTCGGCTGCCCGGTCACGGTGACGCGGGAGTCCCAGGTGGACGTGGCGATCGACGTGGTGCGGTACTACGCCGAGCTCGCCGCGCATCGGTCACCTGTCCGCGAGATGGGCACGTCGCTCGTGCACGAGGTGCCCGCCGGTGTGGTCGCCGCGATCACACCGTGGAACTACCCGCTGTACCAGCTGGCCGCGAAGGTCGCACCGGCGCTGGCCGCGGGGTGCACCGTGGTCGCCAAGCCGGCCGAGCTGACGCCGTTGAGCACGTGCCTGTTCACCGAAGCCGTCGCCGAAGCCGGCGTGCCGCCCGGGGTGGTCAACGTCGTGCCGGGTCGCGGCCAGGTCGTCGGCACGGCGCTGGCATCCCATCCCGACGTCGACGTGGTGTCGTTCACCGGGTCGACCACGGTCGGGCGGGCCGTCATGGCGAGGGCGGCCGAGTCGGTGAAACGCGTGTGTCTCGAGCTGGGCGGCAAGTCTGCGAGTGTCGTGCTGCCTGGCGCCGACCTCACCACGGCGGTGCGTGCCACGGTCGCTTCGGCGACCCTGAACTCCGGTCAGACGTGCAGCGCGTGGACCCGGCTGCTCGTCCCGGCCGCGCGGCACGACGCCGCGGTCGACTGCGCCGCCGAGGCGATGGCGGCGGTGATCGTCGGTGATCCCCGCGACCCGGCCACCGAGAACGGACCGCTTGTGTCCGCGGCACAGCGGCATCGCGTGGAGTCCTTCGTGCAACGTGCTCGCGTCCGCGGCGCGCGGGTGGCGGGGAGCGGGCGCGTTCTGCCCCCGCGCGGGCATTTCACGCCGCCGGTCGTCGTGGCCGGGGCGAGGGAGGACTGGGAGATCGCGCAGGAGGAGGTGTTCGGCCCGGTGCTCGTGGTGCTGCCGTACCGGGACGAGGGCGAGGCGCTGCGCATCGCGAACGGCACCCGCTACGGCTTGCACGGCGCGGTGTGGGGGGAGCCGGAGCGGGCCCTGGCGTTCGCCGCGCGAATGCGCACGGGTCAGGTCGACGTGAACGGACCTGCCTTCAGCCTCGACGCCCCGTTCGGCGGGTTCGGCCAGTCCGGGGTCGGCCGGGAGCTCGGCGAGGAGGGCCTGCGCGAGTACACCGAGACCGTGGCGGTGCAGGGAGTGCTCGGCTGA
- a CDS encoding response regulator encodes MRTVIAEDSVLLRAGLTKLLETTGFEVAAAVDDAAGLLAAVERHRPELVIADVRMPPTFTDEGIRAALVVRRQWPEVAIMVLSQYVEERYAADLLSTSTTGVGYLLKDRVADVNVFLESLRRVAAGGTALDPEVVAQLLVRRQNTPLDRLTGREREVLGLMAEGRSNAGIAEKLVVSESAVAKHINSIFTKLDLPTSEGDHRRVLAVLRFLERASPTV; translated from the coding sequence GTGCGAACTGTGATCGCCGAGGACTCGGTGCTGCTGCGCGCCGGGCTGACCAAGCTGCTGGAGACCACCGGTTTCGAGGTGGCCGCCGCGGTGGACGACGCCGCCGGGTTGCTGGCCGCGGTGGAGCGGCACCGCCCGGAACTGGTGATCGCGGACGTGCGGATGCCGCCGACCTTCACCGACGAGGGGATCCGCGCCGCCCTGGTGGTGCGGCGGCAGTGGCCCGAGGTGGCGATCATGGTGCTGTCCCAGTACGTCGAGGAGCGCTACGCCGCCGACCTGCTCTCCACGAGCACCACCGGCGTCGGCTACCTGCTCAAGGACCGGGTCGCGGACGTGAACGTCTTCCTGGAGTCGCTGCGCCGGGTGGCCGCGGGCGGCACCGCGCTGGACCCCGAGGTGGTGGCGCAGCTGCTGGTGCGGCGGCAGAACACCCCGCTGGACCGGCTCACCGGGCGGGAGCGGGAGGTGCTCGGGCTGATGGCCGAGGGGCGGTCCAACGCCGGGATCGCGGAGAAACTCGTGGTCAGCGAGAGCGCCGTGGCCAAGCACATCAACAGCATCTTCACCAAGCTCGATCTGCCCACCTCGGAGGGCGATCACCGGCGAGTCCTGGCCGTGCTGCGATTCCTGGAGCGCGCGTCGCCGACCGTGTGA
- a CDS encoding sensor histidine kinase, whose product MNTVLAPIGRFLLAPWRGRAWRDLWFVILSSALSLLPLGLIGLPWAVFAPTHLPSILACAFLPVLAAVLLGPQLTTLRRYVYYEIRGAQIPRAPHTTRDAASADAPFLQRMRVRLRHPRTWRQACYHLIAGPAANLVGVIAGTMWVAGLICFGWLGMAIVLGPDWKWLSMATSLALWRALACLVVVYLAPWLVMASVRWDLKFATDLLGPSRAERLARRLTDLTESRAAVVDAADAERRRIERDLHDGAQQRLVSLAMNLGLARATLKDLPEDARTALAEAHEEAKEALGELRNLVRGLHPVVLEDRGLDAALSGIAARSPVPVRLAVDVPRRVPPTVEAVAYFMVSEALANVAKHAQASAARVDVWLDGALLRLSVADDGIGGADAARGSGLTGLAQRAASVDGRLEIVSPVGGPTTVMVELPCEL is encoded by the coding sequence ATGAACACCGTCCTGGCGCCGATCGGCCGCTTCCTGCTGGCGCCCTGGCGCGGGCGAGCGTGGCGCGACCTGTGGTTCGTGATCCTCTCCTCGGCGCTGAGCCTGCTCCCGCTGGGTCTGATCGGGCTGCCGTGGGCGGTCTTCGCCCCCACCCACCTGCCGTCGATCCTCGCCTGCGCCTTCCTCCCGGTGCTGGCGGCGGTGCTGCTGGGCCCGCAGCTCACGACGCTGCGGCGGTACGTGTACTACGAGATCCGGGGCGCCCAGATCCCCCGGGCCCCGCACACGACCCGGGACGCGGCGTCCGCGGACGCGCCGTTCCTCCAGCGGATGCGCGTGCGGCTGCGCCACCCGCGCACCTGGCGGCAGGCCTGCTACCACCTGATCGCGGGACCGGCGGCCAACCTGGTCGGCGTGATCGCGGGCACCATGTGGGTCGCCGGGCTCATCTGCTTCGGCTGGCTGGGCATGGCGATCGTCCTCGGGCCGGACTGGAAGTGGTTGTCCATGGCGACGTCCCTGGCGCTGTGGAGGGCGCTCGCGTGCCTGGTAGTGGTCTACCTCGCGCCCTGGCTGGTCATGGCCTCGGTGCGCTGGGATCTGAAGTTCGCCACCGACCTGCTCGGCCCCAGCCGGGCGGAGCGGCTGGCCCGCCGGCTGACCGACCTGACCGAGAGCCGGGCCGCGGTGGTGGACGCCGCCGACGCCGAGCGCCGCCGGATTGAGCGCGACCTGCACGACGGCGCCCAGCAGCGGCTGGTGTCCCTGGCGATGAACCTGGGCCTGGCCCGGGCGACCCTGAAGGACCTGCCCGAGGACGCCCGGACCGCGCTGGCCGAGGCACACGAGGAGGCCAAGGAGGCCCTGGGCGAGCTGCGCAACCTCGTCCGCGGCCTGCACCCGGTGGTCCTTGAGGACCGCGGCCTGGACGCGGCGCTCTCCGGCATCGCGGCCCGCTCCCCGGTGCCGGTGCGGTTGGCGGTGGACGTGCCCCGGCGGGTTCCGCCGACGGTCGAGGCGGTGGCGTACTTCATGGTCTCGGAGGCCCTGGCCAACGTGGCCAAGCACGCCCAGGCGTCCGCAGCCCGGGTGGACGTGTGGCTGGACGGCGCCCTGCTGCGGCTGTCCGTCGCGGACGACGGGATCGGCGGCGCTGACGCCGCCCGCGGCTCCGGGCTGACCGGCCTGGCGCAGCGCGCGGCCTCGGTGGATGGCAGGCTCGAGATAGTCAGCCCGGTCGGCGGGCCGACCACGGTGATGGTGGAGCTTCCGTGCGAACTGTGA
- a CDS encoding DEAD/DEAH box helicase family protein, which translates to MRLDERPTCNAQVAAIRGIEKSLVERRFDRSLVQMATGAGKTYTAVTGSYRLLKFGGFNRPRQPR; encoded by the coding sequence CTGCGGCTGGACGAGCGCCCGACGTGTAACGCCCAGGTCGCCGCGATCCGCGGGATCGAGAAGTCGCTGGTCGAGCGGCGGTTCGACCGCTCACTGGTGCAGATGGCCACCGGTGCCGGCAAGACCTACACGGCGGTCACCGGGTCCTACCGGCTGCTGAAGTTCGGCGGGTTCAATAGACCGCGACAACCTCGGTGA
- a CDS encoding GNAT family N-acetyltransferase codes for MSEAISYAWRDPITDDEMVDLVRSHGGNAVAGWWSRIQQHSLGWVGARDGEGLLVGFVNVAWDGGDHAFLIDTKTRGSHQHRGIGTAVVRLAAARARAAGCEWLHVDFEPELRRFYFDACGFRTTDAGLIHLAAGR; via the coding sequence GTGAGCGAAGCGATCTCCTACGCCTGGCGGGACCCCATCACCGACGACGAGATGGTCGATCTCGTCCGATCGCACGGCGGCAACGCCGTGGCCGGCTGGTGGAGCCGGATCCAGCAGCACAGCCTGGGCTGGGTGGGCGCCCGTGACGGCGAAGGGCTCCTGGTCGGCTTCGTGAACGTGGCCTGGGACGGTGGCGACCACGCGTTCCTGATCGACACGAAGACCCGCGGCTCGCACCAGCACCGCGGGATCGGAACGGCGGTCGTCCGGCTGGCGGCGGCGCGGGCACGTGCGGCGGGCTGTGAGTGGCTGCACGTCGACTTCGAGCCGGAGCTGCGACGCTTCTACTTCGACGCCTGCGGCTTCCGCACCACTGATGCCGGGCTGATCCACCTGGCCGCAGGGCGCTGA